In Amphiprion ocellaris isolate individual 3 ecotype Okinawa chromosome 3, ASM2253959v1, whole genome shotgun sequence, one genomic interval encodes:
- the si:dkey-184n3.2 gene encoding uncharacterized protein si:dkey-184n3.2: MHSSQLIKVIRAKGGATRQKTSDIMDTLDQTVDINLRRECVLKALTIFMGEDVNDLKEYLDSGTDDTQRELEQLTMAVFVIRKEGEGLQEPPEDIGIVIDGTEVLHELTSVASACAILLGLIYALNLAYPKPLHFTFEVLQKILMQLDQHKMSPKVYNLYSKLQTSQ; the protein is encoded by the exons ATGCACTCAAGTCAGCTGATCAAAGTCATCCGTGCCAAAGGAGGAGCAACACGCCAAAAGACTTCAGATATCATGGACACTTTGGACCAG ACTGTGGACATTAATCTTCGGAGGGAATGTGTGCTGAAAGCCCTCACCATCTTCATGGGAGAAGATGTAAATGACCTCAAGGAATATCTT GACTCTGGAACAGATGATACTCAGAGGGAGCTGGAGCAGCTCACCATGGCAGTGTTTGTCATTCGGAAGGAGGGGGAAGGACTTCAGGAGCCACCTGAAGACATTGGCATCGTCATTGACGGCACGGAAGTACTGCATGAACTGACTTCGGTTGCCTCAGCTTGTGCCATTCTTTTAGGTTTGATTTATGCACTAAACCTAGCTTATCCAAAACCCCTTCACTTCACTTTTGAAGtactccaaaaaatcctgatGCAGCTTGATCAGCATAAGATGTCCCCCAAAGTCTATAATCTGTATAGCAAACTTCAAACCTCACAGTAA